A window from Acidobacteriota bacterium encodes these proteins:
- a CDS encoding right-handed parallel beta-helix repeat-containing protein — MTRQITTRAIAAACLVAWLAGSAGMEAQPRQRQRRHPPTSATAVRPRAAATVCPRCGWAPRQAGSVRIVRGLAALRKAMREADPGATILLADGEYQLDRTIRIDVPGLVLRGASGNRDRVILRGAGMTGGRVGVGIAVNARDVTIADLTVGWVSHHGIQVRGERGAGGFVVHNVRIVDTGEQLLKGSVAANGEHADNGLVACSLFEYTDAAPSDYTNGIDVLAARGWTVRDSRFERIRGPESRGREAGPAILFWAASGGTVVERNLIVDSYRGIALGVRAGRSKRARGQETAFDHDGGLIRNNVVVNLSRWANEGIEVNSARDVTVEHNTVVVEGSLDWSISVRFPETRGTVANNLTSREIKFRNGGAAVMKGNVTGARRDWFVDPAAADLHLTGRAAGAIDAGVPVDARMTDFDRRSRSVGRAPDAGAFEYAGAAPAARGSGGPR; from the coding sequence ATGACGCGCCAGATCACCACACGCGCGATCGCCGCCGCCTGCCTCGTCGCATGGCTCGCCGGCTCGGCCGGCATGGAGGCGCAGCCGCGCCAGCGGCAGCGCCGGCATCCTCCCACCTCTGCCACCGCGGTGCGGCCGCGCGCAGCCGCCACCGTCTGTCCGCGCTGCGGGTGGGCGCCGCGACAGGCCGGAAGCGTGAGGATCGTGCGCGGTCTCGCGGCGCTTCGCAAGGCGATGAGGGAGGCGGACCCGGGGGCGACGATCCTTCTGGCGGATGGCGAGTACCAGCTCGATCGCACGATCAGGATCGACGTGCCGGGCCTCGTGCTGCGCGGCGCCAGCGGCAATCGCGACCGGGTCATCCTGCGCGGCGCGGGGATGACGGGAGGCAGGGTCGGCGTCGGCATTGCGGTCAACGCCCGCGACGTCACCATCGCCGACCTGACCGTCGGCTGGGTCTCGCACCACGGCATCCAGGTCCGCGGCGAGCGCGGCGCCGGCGGCTTCGTCGTGCACAACGTCCGCATCGTGGACACCGGAGAGCAACTGCTCAAGGGCAGCGTCGCCGCCAACGGCGAACATGCGGACAACGGCCTCGTCGCGTGCTCGCTGTTCGAGTACACCGACGCCGCGCCGAGCGACTACACCAATGGCATCGACGTCCTCGCGGCGCGCGGCTGGACCGTGCGCGACAGCCGGTTCGAGCGCATCCGGGGGCCGGAATCCCGGGGCCGGGAAGCGGGTCCGGCGATCCTGTTCTGGGCCGCTTCCGGCGGCACGGTCGTGGAGCGCAACCTGATCGTGGACTCGTACCGCGGCATCGCGCTCGGCGTGCGGGCGGGACGAAGCAAGCGGGCGCGCGGCCAGGAAACCGCGTTCGATCACGATGGCGGGCTGATTCGCAACAACGTCGTCGTCAACCTGTCCCGATGGGCGAACGAAGGCATCGAGGTCAACAGCGCGCGGGACGTCACGGTCGAACACAACACCGTGGTCGTCGAGGGATCGCTCGACTGGTCGATCAGCGTGCGCTTCCCGGAAACGCGCGGAACCGTCGCGAACAATCTCACCAGCCGCGAGATCAAGTTCCGCAACGGCGGCGCGGCCGTGATGAAAGGCAACGTCACGGGCGCACGCCGCGACTGGTTTGTCGACCCGGCCGCGGCCGATCTCCATCTGACCGGCCGTGCCGCCGGCGCGATCGACGCGGGAGTGCCGGTCGATGCACGGATGACGGACTTCGATCGCCGAAGCCGCAGCGTCGGGCGGGCGCCAGACGCCGGCGCGTTCGAGTACGCGGGCGCGGCCCCCGCCGCCCGCGGAAGTGGCGGACCACGATGA
- a CDS encoding glycosyltransferase — protein sequence MSRTLPRVSFIVPVRNDAACLARCLASIGTLRYPRDLVETIVVDNGSRDGSPGVAATAGARVLEMPGGRVAGLRNRGARSAAGALLAFVDADHELDPGWLAAAVDSLAEPGAGAAGAAYSPPPAAGWVQRTYDALRERPAERRDAEWLASGNMAVWRAAFDAVGGFDAALETCEDVDFCRRLRLAGYAVVAEPRMRSVHHGDPRTLGSVFFGELWRGRDNLRVSLRAPRSWRSLASAVIPVLDLAALAATAIFLVAAPPGVAWLAGGAAAVPFALIGARALRMLRRGRQVRLADAVQAVLVAGAYDSGRAFAVILGAAYSRRRPEAGVP from the coding sequence ATGAGCCGCACGCTGCCCCGGGTCTCCTTCATCGTCCCGGTGCGCAACGACGCGGCGTGCCTCGCGCGGTGCCTCGCGTCGATTGGCACACTGCGCTACCCGCGAGACCTCGTGGAAACGATCGTCGTCGACAACGGTTCGCGCGACGGCTCGCCCGGCGTCGCCGCCACGGCCGGAGCCCGGGTGCTGGAAATGCCGGGCGGGCGCGTCGCCGGCCTGCGCAACCGCGGTGCCCGCAGCGCAGCGGGAGCCCTGCTCGCCTTCGTCGATGCGGACCATGAACTCGATCCGGGCTGGCTCGCGGCCGCTGTCGATTCACTGGCGGAACCCGGCGCCGGCGCCGCCGGCGCCGCGTACTCGCCGCCGCCCGCCGCCGGATGGGTGCAGCGCACGTACGACGCGCTGCGGGAGCGGCCGGCGGAACGGCGGGACGCCGAGTGGCTGGCGAGCGGCAACATGGCCGTGTGGCGGGCGGCGTTTGACGCGGTGGGGGGCTTCGACGCAGCGCTCGAAACCTGCGAGGACGTGGACTTCTGCCGGCGCTTGCGCCTCGCGGGCTATGCCGTCGTCGCCGAGCCGCGAATGCGGAGCGTGCACCACGGCGACCCCCGCACGCTCGGTTCGGTGTTCTTCGGCGAGTTGTGGCGGGGCCGCGACAACCTGCGCGTCAGCCTGCGCGCGCCGCGCTCGTGGCGATCCCTCGCCAGCGCCGTCATCCCCGTCCTCGACCTCGCCGCGCTTGCCGCAACGGCGATCTTCCTCGTCGCCGCCCCGCCCGGCGTGGCGTGGCTGGCTGGCGGCGCAGCCGCGGTTCCCTTCGCGTTGATCGGCGCGCGGGCCCTGCGCATGCTGCGGCGCGGCCGCCAGGTTCGCCTCGCCGACGCGGTGCAGGCCGTTCTGGTGGCCGGCGCGTACGATTCGGGCCGCGCGTTCGCCGTCATCCTGGGGGCCGCCTATTCCCGGCGGCGTCCCGAGGCTGGCGTCCCATGA
- a CDS encoding UbiA prenyltransferase family protein: protein MRQAPTPLEYPASSSGAGAADRRLTAAGSPRSVVISPAVETWSLWPYIQLARVDHWFKSVFMVLGVVLALFYEPALFAPAAIVPLAIAVFATCIVASSNYVLNEMLDAATDRAHPTKRLRPAAAGLVRPSIAYAEWLLVGAAGLAIASAVNPMFAASASALWIMGVLYNVPPIRMKEWPYVDVLSESVNNALRLLLGWFALIPDRVPPVSLVIAYWMVGAFFMATKRLAEYRYIGNPAVAAAYRRSFRHYTEERLIVSIVFYATTCALFSGIFIVRYHLELILFVPAAAGVLAYYLRIGLQPDSPIQNPEKLYKERKFFAYITTTFVLFVLLMFTRVPALYDWFNVEPSRADPLWTVGAASPR from the coding sequence ATGCGGCAGGCGCCAACGCCGCTGGAATATCCTGCGTCCTCGTCGGGCGCCGGCGCCGCGGACCGGAGGCTCACGGCCGCCGGCTCGCCTCGATCGGTCGTCATCTCGCCCGCTGTTGAGACCTGGAGCCTCTGGCCGTACATCCAGCTCGCGCGGGTCGATCACTGGTTCAAGAGCGTCTTCATGGTGCTCGGCGTCGTGCTCGCGCTCTTCTACGAGCCCGCGCTGTTCGCGCCGGCGGCGATCGTCCCGCTCGCGATCGCCGTGTTCGCCACGTGCATCGTGGCGTCGAGCAATTACGTGCTCAACGAGATGCTCGACGCGGCGACCGACCGCGCGCACCCGACCAAACGGCTGCGCCCCGCCGCCGCGGGCCTGGTGCGCCCGTCGATCGCCTACGCGGAATGGCTGCTCGTCGGCGCCGCAGGGCTCGCCATCGCGAGCGCGGTGAACCCGATGTTCGCCGCCTCGGCGTCCGCGCTGTGGATCATGGGCGTGCTGTACAACGTGCCGCCGATCCGCATGAAGGAATGGCCCTATGTCGACGTTTTGTCCGAATCGGTCAACAACGCGCTCCGCCTCCTGCTTGGGTGGTTCGCGCTGATCCCGGACCGCGTGCCGCCCGTCTCGCTCGTGATCGCGTACTGGATGGTGGGCGCGTTCTTCATGGCCACCAAGCGGCTCGCCGAATATCGCTATATCGGCAACCCGGCCGTCGCGGCGGCCTACCGCCGGTCGTTCCGCCACTACACCGAGGAACGGCTCATCGTCAGCATCGTGTTCTACGCGACGACCTGCGCGCTGTTTTCCGGCATCTTCATCGTCCGCTACCACCTCGAGCTGATCCTGTTCGTGCCGGCGGCGGCGGGCGTGCTCGCCTACTATCTCCGGATCGGGCTGCAGCCGGACAGCCCCATCCAGAATCCCGAAAAACTCTACAAGGAGAGAAAGTTCTTCGCCTACATCACCACCACGTTCGTGCTCTTCGTCCTCCTGATGTTCACCCGCGTGCCGGCGTTGTACGACTGGTTCAACGTCGAGCCGTCGCGCGCCGATCCTTTGTGGACGGTCGGCGCCGCTTCCCCGCGCTGA
- a CDS encoding glycosyltransferase has translation MTRPLRVLELRTVRGTGGGPEKTILLGAARHDPAEFDVTVCYIRDRRDDVFDVDRRAGAAGVRYLEVVERRSFDPRIWPALRRTVAERRIDLVHSHDYKTDLLALLLARRDGVTPLTTAHGWTGQSWRERRVYYPADRLLLRRFPCVIAVSSEIRDVLVRSGVPAARVRTILNGIDPGAFRRERSREAAARRALGFPPGAIIVGAIGRLERQKRFDLLLDAFAQLSSRHPQLRLAVAGGGSLEAALRAQADRLRLNGSVRLLGARGDIVTLHHGFDLFVQSSEYEGTPNAVLEAMALETPVVATAAGGTAELVRDGIDALVVEPRDVRGLVAAIDEAVRNPDAMRRRAASARARVETTLSFEARTRALEEVYRQHGTASRRRHG, from the coding sequence ATGACGCGGCCGCTTCGTGTGCTCGAGCTGCGGACGGTCCGCGGTACCGGCGGCGGCCCGGAGAAGACCATCCTGCTCGGCGCGGCCCGGCACGATCCCGCGGAGTTCGACGTCACCGTCTGTTACATCCGCGATCGGCGGGACGACGTGTTCGACGTCGATCGACGGGCCGGTGCGGCCGGCGTCCGCTACCTGGAAGTCGTCGAGCGCCGTTCCTTCGACCCGCGGATCTGGCCTGCCCTCCGTCGCACGGTCGCCGAACGGCGGATCGATCTGGTGCACTCGCACGACTACAAGACCGACCTGCTGGCGCTGCTGCTCGCCCGGCGTGACGGCGTCACGCCGCTCACGACCGCTCACGGGTGGACCGGCCAGTCCTGGCGCGAGCGACGGGTGTACTACCCCGCGGATCGGCTCCTGCTCCGCCGGTTTCCGTGCGTGATTGCGGTGTCCTCCGAGATCCGCGATGTGCTCGTCCGGTCGGGAGTCCCGGCGGCGCGCGTCCGCACGATCCTCAACGGTATCGATCCCGGGGCGTTTCGCCGCGAGCGGTCGAGGGAAGCGGCCGCCCGCCGCGCGCTCGGTTTCCCGCCCGGCGCCATCATCGTCGGCGCGATCGGCCGCCTCGAGCGCCAGAAGCGGTTCGACCTGCTGCTCGACGCCTTCGCGCAGCTCTCGAGCCGGCATCCGCAGCTGCGTCTGGCCGTCGCCGGCGGCGGTTCGCTCGAAGCCGCGCTCAGGGCCCAGGCCGATCGGCTGCGGTTGAACGGATCGGTGCGGCTGCTGGGCGCGCGCGGCGACATCGTGACCCTGCACCACGGATTCGATCTCTTCGTGCAGTCGTCCGAGTACGAAGGCACGCCCAACGCGGTGCTCGAAGCGATGGCCCTGGAAACGCCGGTGGTCGCCACGGCCGCCGGCGGGACCGCGGAACTGGTGCGTGATGGCATCGACGCACTCGTGGTCGAGCCGCGTGACGTGCGGGGGCTCGTCGCTGCGATCGATGAGGCCGTGCGGAATCCGGACGCGATGCGGCGCAGGGCGGCATCGGCGAGGGCACGCGTCGAGACCACCCTGTCGTTCGAGGCGCGCACGCGCGCGCTCGAGGAGGTCTACCGGCAGCACGGTACCGCATCGCGGCGGAGGCATGGATGA
- a CDS encoding HAD family hydrolase translates to MLPLPDRIRAVVFDVDGTLYRQPPLRACMAGELAAAALRSPRGAARTARVLAEFRRVREELRGIEPAGESLEAVSFGIAGDRLGVPPAEVARLVEEWVQRRPLKYLRACRRPGLPRLLATAAARRVALGVLSDYPAAAKLHALALPDVFSVVLCTTDPDINAFKPHPRGFLRACERLGIPPEEVLYVGDRPETDAAGANAAGISCVLVGRRRRGPEAHGRRLASIGRHLARC, encoded by the coding sequence GTGCTGCCGCTGCCGGATCGCATCCGTGCGGTCGTCTTCGACGTGGACGGCACGCTGTACCGGCAGCCGCCGCTTCGCGCGTGCATGGCGGGCGAGCTGGCGGCTGCGGCGCTGCGCTCGCCGCGGGGGGCGGCGCGCACCGCGCGCGTGCTCGCGGAGTTCCGGCGCGTCCGGGAAGAACTGCGGGGGATCGAGCCGGCCGGCGAATCGCTCGAGGCCGTGTCGTTCGGGATCGCCGGTGACCGGCTGGGCGTGCCGCCCGCGGAGGTCGCACGGCTCGTCGAGGAATGGGTGCAGCGCCGGCCGCTGAAGTACCTGCGCGCCTGCCGGCGTCCCGGCCTGCCCCGGCTCCTCGCCACGGCGGCGGCCCGGCGCGTCGCGCTCGGCGTGCTGTCGGACTACCCGGCCGCCGCAAAGCTGCACGCGCTGGCGCTGCCCGACGTCTTCTCGGTGGTGTTGTGCACGACCGACCCCGATATCAACGCGTTCAAGCCGCACCCGCGCGGATTCCTCCGCGCGTGCGAGCGGCTGGGCATTCCTCCGGAGGAGGTTCTCTATGTCGGCGATCGACCGGAAACTGATGCGGCAGGCGCCAACGCCGCTGGAATATCCTGCGTCCTCGTCGGGCGCCGGCGCCGCGGACCGGAGGCTCACGGCCGCCGGCTCGCCTCGATCGGTCGTCATCTCGCCCGCTGTTGA
- a CDS encoding YdcF family protein, producing the protein MAACRHAGVALVRTVPVSDPDAIVVLASHERARLAEARRMALRYRRARVLLTTPNHPIETPATKGDGRVEWLVQNGVRRDRIHVIPALARNTRDEARTVASELARSGGRQLLIVTSAYHTRRAIAVFRSELGGAAVSVGIQPAPSGVRPARWWTRRYDRLYVAYEWAAIATYALRYRIWS; encoded by the coding sequence GTGGCCGCGTGCCGACACGCCGGCGTTGCGCTCGTGCGGACCGTGCCCGTGTCGGATCCGGACGCGATCGTCGTGCTGGCCAGCCACGAGCGCGCGAGGCTGGCCGAAGCGCGCCGCATGGCCCTCCGGTACCGGCGCGCCAGGGTGCTGCTGACCACGCCCAACCATCCCATCGAGACGCCGGCGACGAAAGGGGACGGACGCGTCGAGTGGCTGGTGCAGAACGGCGTCAGGCGTGACCGCATCCACGTCATCCCGGCGCTCGCGCGCAACACGCGTGACGAAGCACGGACCGTGGCGTCCGAGCTGGCGAGGAGCGGCGGCCGGCAGCTTCTCATCGTGACCTCGGCCTATCACACGCGGCGCGCCATCGCGGTGTTCCGGTCTGAATTGGGCGGCGCGGCGGTCAGCGTCGGGATCCAGCCGGCTCCCTCGGGGGTCCGGCCTGCGAGATGGTGGACGCGAAGGTACGACCGGCTGTACGTGGCCTACGAATGGGCGGCGATCGCGACCTACGCGCTCCGATACCGCATCTGGTCGTGA
- a CDS encoding glycosyltransferase family 39 protein yields MSGERVPTRSKFRALAGPLGARRRPIVAVLLVAAALRALLLVASADAQPKIVDERHYLRLAGNIADGHGFATAPGRPTSMRPPLFPALIAGLWTATGTRSLLTVRTAQAVISLLTVWLVFLLGRALAGERAGLIAAAIVAFYPSLLFSNVLVLTEPLFTGLLVAFALAYVRYLRTDHLAVAAGAGALLACAALTRSVMWPFPLLLAPLTLMAGPGTLPRRAQAALVLVLACGVVIAPWALRNTRLQGVFTVVDTMGGMNLRMGNYEHTPEDRMWSAVAIRGEQNWSYELKRLYPDGIKWTDGQKEKWAARRALAYMWANPGLTLRRSAIKFADFWGLERDYLGGVRQGLYRPSRGAAFAIAAVTTGAYIALTILAVLAVFLVPPDDRRGHAVLLGIMAFICAVHTVVFGHPRYHLPLVPLLAVYAATAIDRRAWRGARARVPALLAPAAAVCLLLFIWTRQVVTTDAARIRELMDKVG; encoded by the coding sequence ATGTCTGGAGAACGCGTCCCCACGCGGAGCAAGTTTCGTGCGCTCGCGGGCCCGCTCGGCGCGCGGCGGCGGCCAATCGTGGCTGTGCTGCTCGTGGCCGCCGCGCTCCGCGCGCTGCTCCTCGTCGCCAGCGCCGACGCGCAGCCGAAGATCGTCGACGAGCGCCACTACCTGCGGCTCGCCGGCAACATCGCCGACGGCCACGGGTTCGCGACGGCGCCCGGCCGGCCGACCTCGATGCGGCCCCCGCTTTTCCCGGCGCTCATCGCCGGGCTCTGGACCGCCACGGGGACCCGCAGCCTGCTCACCGTGCGCACGGCGCAGGCCGTCATCAGCCTGCTCACGGTATGGCTCGTGTTCCTGCTCGGCCGCGCGCTTGCCGGCGAGCGCGCCGGGCTCATCGCGGCGGCGATCGTCGCCTTCTATCCCTCGCTGCTCTTTTCGAACGTCCTCGTCCTGACCGAGCCGCTCTTTACGGGCCTGCTCGTCGCCTTCGCGCTCGCGTACGTGCGGTACCTGCGCACCGATCACCTGGCGGTCGCCGCCGGCGCGGGAGCCCTGCTCGCGTGCGCGGCCCTCACGCGGAGCGTGATGTGGCCGTTTCCGTTGCTCCTCGCGCCCCTGACGCTGATGGCCGGTCCGGGCACGCTCCCGCGCCGCGCGCAGGCGGCGCTCGTCCTCGTGCTGGCCTGCGGCGTTGTCATCGCACCGTGGGCGCTGCGCAACACGCGGCTCCAGGGCGTGTTCACGGTCGTCGACACGATGGGCGGCATGAACCTGCGGATGGGCAACTACGAGCACACGCCCGAGGATCGGATGTGGAGCGCCGTCGCGATCCGGGGCGAGCAGAACTGGTCCTACGAGCTGAAGCGGCTCTACCCGGACGGCATCAAGTGGACCGACGGCCAGAAGGAGAAGTGGGCCGCGCGGCGGGCGCTCGCGTACATGTGGGCGAATCCCGGCCTGACGCTGCGGCGATCGGCGATCAAGTTTGCGGACTTCTGGGGTCTCGAGCGGGACTACCTGGGGGGCGTCAGGCAGGGGCTGTATCGCCCGTCACGCGGGGCGGCGTTCGCGATCGCCGCCGTGACGACAGGCGCGTACATCGCGCTGACCATTCTTGCGGTCCTCGCGGTGTTCCTCGTGCCGCCTGACGACCGGCGCGGGCACGCGGTGCTGCTCGGCATCATGGCGTTCATCTGCGCCGTACACACGGTGGTCTTCGGCCATCCGCGCTATCACCTCCCGCTGGTGCCGCTGCTCGCCGTCTACGCCGCAACGGCGATCGACCGCCGCGCGTGGCGCGGGGCGCGGGCACGCGTTCCGGCGCTGCTCGCGCCGGCCGCCGCCGTGTGCCTCCTGCTGTTCATCTGGACGCGCCAGGTGGTGACGACGGATGCCGCGAGGATTCGCGAGCTGATGGACAAGGTGGGCTGA